The following proteins come from a genomic window of Enterobacter chengduensis:
- a CDS encoding endonuclease domain-containing protein, translated as MENAKQLRKQMTPEEFRLWYLLRGRRFFGYKFRRQMPIGPYIADFACFKAKLIIELDGGQHQSKEEYDSRRTEFLHTNGWEVVRFWNHEFTSQEEEVLTVILQKLQSLMPSP; from the coding sequence ATGGAAAACGCAAAACAACTTCGCAAACAAATGACGCCCGAAGAATTTCGCCTCTGGTATTTGCTCAGAGGTCGTCGGTTCTTTGGCTATAAGTTTCGCCGCCAGATGCCGATTGGGCCGTATATTGCAGATTTTGCCTGTTTTAAGGCGAAATTGATTATTGAGCTCGACGGTGGGCAACATCAAAGTAAAGAGGAATACGATTCACGTCGTACAGAGTTTTTGCATACAAATGGCTGGGAAGTCGTGCGATTCTGGAATCATGAATTTACTTCACAGGAAGAGGAGGTGCTGACGGTCATTCTTCAAAAATTGCAGAGCCTGATGCCCTCACCCTAA
- the mutY gene encoding A/G-specific adenine glycosylase, with product MQASQFSAQVLDWYDKYGRKTLPWQIEKTPYKVWLSEVMLQQTQVATVIPYFERFMARFPTVTDLANAPLDEVLHLWTGLGYYARARNLHKAAQQVATRHNGKFPETFDEVADLPGVGRSTAGAILSLSLGKHFPILDGNVKRVLARCYAVDGWPGKKDVEKRLWEISEQVTPANGVERFNQAMMDLGAMVCTRSKPKCELCPVNNLCVAYANHSWAQYPGKKPKQTLPERTGYMLLMQHGDEVFLAQRPPSGLWGGLYCFPQFEEEDLLREWLKQRGIADDNLTQLTAFRHTFSHFHLDIVPMWLPVSSFASCMDEGTALWYNLAQPPSVGLAAPVERLLQQLRAGAMV from the coding sequence ATGCAAGCCTCTCAATTTTCAGCCCAGGTGCTGGACTGGTACGACAAATACGGGCGCAAAACCCTGCCCTGGCAAATTGAAAAAACGCCCTACAAAGTATGGCTCTCCGAGGTGATGCTGCAACAAACGCAGGTTGCCACGGTGATCCCTTACTTCGAGCGTTTCATGGCGCGCTTCCCGACGGTGACCGATCTGGCCAACGCCCCGCTCGACGAGGTCCTGCACCTGTGGACCGGTCTTGGCTACTACGCCCGCGCGCGTAATCTGCACAAGGCCGCACAGCAGGTCGCCACGCGCCACAACGGTAAATTTCCGGAAACCTTCGACGAGGTGGCGGACTTGCCCGGCGTCGGACGTTCAACCGCGGGCGCCATTCTCTCACTCTCTTTAGGCAAGCATTTCCCAATCCTCGACGGCAACGTGAAGCGCGTGCTGGCACGCTGTTATGCCGTCGACGGCTGGCCGGGGAAAAAGGACGTTGAAAAACGTCTTTGGGAAATAAGTGAACAGGTCACTCCGGCGAACGGCGTCGAGCGCTTTAACCAGGCGATGATGGATCTCGGCGCGATGGTCTGCACGCGCTCAAAGCCGAAGTGCGAACTCTGCCCGGTGAATAATCTCTGCGTAGCGTATGCCAACCATTCGTGGGCGCAGTATCCGGGTAAGAAACCCAAACAGACGCTGCCGGAGCGCACCGGCTATATGCTGCTGATGCAGCACGGCGACGAGGTCTTCCTCGCCCAGCGTCCACCGAGCGGCCTGTGGGGTGGTCTATACTGCTTCCCACAGTTTGAAGAGGAAGACCTGCTGCGCGAATGGCTTAAACAGCGCGGGATTGCTGACGATAACCTGACGCAGCTGACCGCGTTTCGCCATACCTTCAGCCATTTCCACCTGGATATTGTCCCCATGTGGCTTCCCGTGTCGTCATTTGCCTCGTGCATGGATGAAGGCACCGCTCTCTGGTATAACTTAGCGCAACCGCCATCAGTCGGGCTGGCGGCTCCCGTGGAGCGCCTGTTACAGCAATTACGTGCCGGTGCAATGGTTTAG
- the citF gene encoding citrate lyase subunit alpha, with the protein MNQTELLHVNFPHLRDLAPFDTAHSATPWLADSDAKHRRKLCASVEEAVKRCGLQDGMTISFHHAFREGDRVINTVVALLAQMGFKNLTLASSSLMTCNDALIEHIESGVITRIYTSGMRGRLADAISHGLMDEPVQIHSHGGRVKLLQDGELNIDVAFLGVPCSDEFGNANGTNGKSCCGSLGYAMVDAHFARKVVLLTEELVPFPNMPASLVQDQVDYIVQVESVGDPAKISVGAARVTSNPRELMIARYAADVIEHSGYFKPGFSMQTGSGAAATACTRFMEEKMERSGVKARFALGGITGSLVDLHEKGLIEKLLDTQCFDGQAAASLARNPNHVEISTNVYANPGSKAASCDQLDVVILSALEIDVDFNVNVITGSDGVMRGASGGHCDVAAAANLTIVVAPLLRSRIPTVVKRVTTRLTPGESIDVLVTDHGIAVNPARPEVRERLMAAGLKVVDINALYERAISLTGVPKPIEFTDKIVGVIRYRDGSVIDTVRQVKEEV; encoded by the coding sequence ATGAATCAAACTGAACTTCTTCACGTGAATTTTCCCCATCTGCGGGACTTAGCACCCTTTGATACCGCCCACAGCGCCACGCCGTGGCTGGCGGACAGCGACGCGAAGCACCGCCGTAAACTGTGCGCCTCCGTTGAAGAGGCGGTGAAGCGCTGCGGCCTGCAGGACGGGATGACCATCTCCTTCCACCATGCGTTTCGCGAAGGCGACCGGGTGATCAACACCGTCGTGGCGCTGCTTGCGCAGATGGGCTTCAAAAACCTGACCCTGGCCTCCAGCTCGCTGATGACCTGTAACGACGCGCTGATTGAGCATATTGAAAGCGGCGTCATCACCCGAATTTACACCTCGGGCATGCGCGGCAGGCTGGCGGACGCCATCTCCCACGGGCTGATGGACGAGCCGGTGCAGATTCACTCCCACGGCGGGCGCGTGAAGCTGCTCCAGGACGGCGAGCTGAATATCGACGTGGCGTTTCTCGGGGTGCCGTGCAGCGATGAGTTTGGCAACGCCAACGGCACCAACGGTAAATCCTGCTGCGGCTCGCTGGGCTACGCCATGGTGGACGCCCACTTTGCCCGCAAGGTGGTGCTGCTGACCGAAGAACTGGTGCCGTTCCCCAATATGCCCGCCAGCCTGGTGCAGGACCAGGTGGACTACATCGTGCAGGTTGAAAGCGTGGGCGACCCGGCGAAAATCAGCGTCGGCGCGGCGCGCGTCACCAGCAACCCGCGCGAGCTAATGATCGCCCGCTATGCGGCGGACGTCATTGAACACTCCGGCTACTTCAAGCCGGGCTTCTCGATGCAGACCGGCTCCGGCGCGGCGGCCACGGCCTGCACCCGCTTTATGGAGGAGAAGATGGAGCGCAGCGGCGTGAAGGCGCGCTTTGCGCTCGGCGGCATCACCGGCAGCCTGGTGGATCTGCACGAGAAGGGGCTGATCGAAAAGCTGCTCGACACCCAGTGCTTTGACGGCCAGGCGGCGGCCTCGCTGGCGCGCAACCCTAACCACGTGGAGATCTCCACCAACGTCTACGCCAACCCCGGCAGCAAGGCGGCAAGCTGCGACCAGCTCGACGTGGTGATCCTTAGCGCCCTGGAAATCGACGTCGATTTCAACGTCAACGTCATCACCGGCTCCGACGGCGTGATGCGCGGCGCGTCCGGCGGGCACTGCGACGTGGCCGCCGCGGCAAACCTGACCATCGTGGTGGCGCCGCTGCTGCGCAGCCGCATTCCGACGGTGGTGAAGCGCGTCACCACGCGCCTCACGCCGGGTGAAAGCATTGACGTGCTGGTCACCGATCACGGCATTGCGGTCAACCCGGCGCGCCCGGAGGTCCGCGAGCGGCTGATGGCCGCCGGACTGAAGGTGGTGGATATCAACGCGCTGTACGAGCGGGCGATTTCCCTGACCGGCGTACCGAAACCGATTGAATTTACCGACAAAATCGTCGGGGTGATCCGCTACCGCGACGGCAGCGTGATCGACACCGTGCGACAGGTGAAGGAGGAAGTATGA
- the hemW gene encoding radical SAM family heme chaperone HemW, whose translation MANLPPLSLYIHIPWCVQKCPYCDFNSHALKGEVPHDDYVAHLLADLDADVPYAQGREVKTIFIGGGTPSLLSGPAMQTLLDGVRARLNLAADAEITMEANPGTVEADRFVDYQRAGVNRISIGVQSFSEPKLKRLGRIHGPEEAKRAAHLATGLNLRSFNLDLMHGLPDQSLEEALDDLRQAIELNPPHLSWYQLTIEPNTLFGSRPPVLPDDDALWDIFEQGHRLLTAAGYQQYETSAYAKPGYQCEHNLNYWRFGDYLGIGCGAHGKVTFPDGRILRTAKTRHPRGYMEGRYLERQHDVEAADKPFEFFMNRFRLLEAAPRAEFARYTGLPESVIRPQIDEALAQGYLTESEEYWQITEHGKLFLNSLLELFLAEES comes from the coding sequence ATGGCTAATTTGCCACCTCTGAGTCTTTATATTCACATCCCGTGGTGCGTGCAGAAATGCCCGTACTGCGATTTCAACTCGCACGCGCTGAAGGGCGAAGTGCCGCACGATGACTACGTTGCGCATCTGCTGGCCGACCTGGACGCCGATGTACCTTACGCACAGGGACGTGAAGTTAAGACCATTTTCATTGGTGGCGGTACGCCGAGCCTGCTGTCAGGCCCGGCGATGCAAACGCTGCTGGACGGCGTGCGCGCGCGCCTGAACCTGGCCGCGGATGCGGAAATTACGATGGAAGCCAACCCCGGCACCGTTGAGGCCGACCGTTTTGTCGACTATCAGCGCGCGGGCGTGAACCGTATCTCCATCGGCGTGCAGAGCTTTAGCGAGCCGAAGCTGAAGCGCCTGGGGCGCATTCACGGCCCGGAAGAGGCAAAGCGCGCGGCACACCTGGCGACGGGGCTTAATCTTCGCAGCTTTAACCTCGATCTGATGCACGGCCTGCCGGACCAGTCGCTCGAAGAGGCGCTGGACGACCTGCGCCAGGCGATTGAACTCAACCCGCCGCACCTGTCGTGGTATCAGCTCACCATCGAGCCCAATACCCTGTTTGGCTCGCGCCCGCCTGTGCTTCCGGACGACGACGCGCTGTGGGATATTTTCGAGCAGGGCCACCGGCTTTTAACTGCCGCGGGGTATCAGCAGTACGAGACGTCTGCGTATGCGAAGCCGGGCTACCAGTGCGAGCACAACCTGAACTACTGGCGTTTTGGCGACTATCTGGGAATTGGCTGCGGCGCGCACGGTAAGGTAACTTTCCCGGACGGGCGCATTCTGCGCACCGCCAAAACCCGCCACCCGCGCGGGTATATGGAAGGCCGCTATCTGGAGCGTCAGCACGACGTCGAGGCGGCGGATAAGCCGTTTGAGTTCTTTATGAACCGCTTCCGCCTGCTGGAAGCCGCGCCGCGCGCGGAATTTGCGCGTTACACCGGTCTGCCGGAGTCGGTGATTCGCCCGCAGATTGACGAAGCGCTGGCGCAGGGGTATCTCACCGAGAGCGAGGAATACTGGCAGATCACCGAGCACGGCAAACTGTTCTTAAACTCCCTTCTTGAGCTGTTCCTCGCAGAAGAATCCTGA
- the citG gene encoding triphosphoribosyl-dephospho-CoA synthase CitG produces the protein MTGLLATKPRIADVPALAEAALWQELELTPKPGLVDTLNNGSHRDMDHALFVRSIAAITPWFARFAELGSAHADKAAGEQLRIIRPMGMACEQAMYAATNGVNTHKGGIFALGLLCFAAGRVKNISADSLCCEVSNICSGLVSRELAARGGQATAGERQFQRYGLTGARGEAESGFATVRKALAQWNGRSLHGLLLRLMAVNQDSNLVSRGGMEGLRYVQGYARELLANGWDREALLKMDNALIERNLSPGGSADLLSVGWVLSAIK, from the coding sequence ATGACTGGTTTGCTCGCGACTAAGCCCCGCATTGCGGACGTGCCCGCGCTTGCCGAAGCGGCGCTGTGGCAGGAGCTGGAGCTGACGCCCAAACCGGGGCTGGTGGACACGCTCAACAACGGTTCCCACCGCGATATGGACCACGCGCTGTTCGTCCGCAGCATCGCGGCGATTACGCCGTGGTTTGCGCGCTTTGCCGAGCTGGGCAGCGCGCATGCGGATAAGGCCGCTGGCGAACAGCTACGAATTATCCGCCCAATGGGGATGGCCTGCGAGCAGGCGATGTACGCCGCGACGAACGGGGTGAACACGCATAAAGGCGGGATTTTTGCCCTCGGTTTACTCTGCTTCGCCGCCGGACGTGTGAAAAATATCTCCGCAGACAGCCTCTGCTGTGAGGTGAGTAACATCTGCAGCGGGCTGGTGTCGCGGGAGCTGGCCGCGCGCGGCGGACAGGCGACGGCGGGCGAGCGGCAGTTTCAGCGGTACGGCTTAACCGGCGCGCGCGGCGAGGCGGAAAGCGGCTTTGCCACGGTGCGCAAGGCGCTGGCGCAGTGGAACGGGCGGTCGCTTCACGGCCTTCTGCTACGCCTGATGGCGGTTAATCAGGACAGCAACCTGGTATCGCGCGGCGGCATGGAAGGGCTGCGCTACGTTCAGGGCTATGCTCGGGAACTGCTGGCTAACGGCTGGGACCGCGAGGCGTTGCTTAAGATGGATAACGCATTGATAGAACGAAACCTGAGTCCGGGCGGCAGCGCGGATTTACTGTCGGTGGGGTGGGTGCTGTCTGCAATAAAATAG
- a CDS encoding oxidative damage protection protein, translating into MARTIFCTFLQRDAEGQDFQLYPGELGKRIYNEISKEAWGQWQKKQTMLINEKKLSMMNPEHRKLLEQEMVSFLFEGKDVHIEGYTPPEK; encoded by the coding sequence ATGGCCAGAACGATTTTTTGTACTTTCCTGCAGCGCGACGCTGAAGGCCAGGATTTCCAGCTTTATCCGGGCGAGCTGGGTAAACGCATCTACAATGAAATCTCCAAAGAGGCCTGGGGACAGTGGCAGAAAAAGCAGACCATGCTGATCAACGAGAAAAAGCTCAGCATGATGAACCCGGAACACCGCAAGCTGCTGGAGCAGGAGATGGTCAGCTTCCTGTTTGAAGGTAAAGACGTGCACATCGAAGGCTATACGCCACCGGAAAAATAG
- the trmB gene encoding tRNA (guanosine(46)-N7)-methyltransferase TrmB: MKNDVISPEFDENGRPLRRIRSFVRRQGRLTKGQQHALDSYWPVMGVEFSEQPLDFAELFGRDAPITLEIGFGMGTSLVAMAKARPEQNFLGIEVHSPGVGACLATAHEEGVENLRVMCHDAVEVLHKMIPDNSLTMVQLFFPDPWHKARHNKRRIVQAPFAELVKSKLKLGGVFHMATDWEPYAEHMLEVMSSVDGYKNQSESNDYVPRPESRPVTKFEQRGHRLGHGVWDLMFERVK; encoded by the coding sequence ATGAAAAACGACGTCATTTCACCGGAATTTGATGAAAACGGTCGCCCGCTGCGCCGTATTCGCAGCTTTGTCCGCCGTCAGGGCCGCCTGACAAAAGGGCAGCAACACGCGCTGGACAGCTACTGGCCGGTGATGGGCGTTGAGTTCAGCGAGCAGCCTCTGGATTTTGCCGAACTGTTTGGCCGCGACGCGCCGATCACGCTGGAGATCGGTTTCGGTATGGGCACCTCGCTGGTGGCCATGGCGAAAGCGCGCCCGGAGCAGAACTTCCTCGGTATTGAAGTGCACTCCCCGGGCGTAGGCGCGTGTCTCGCAACCGCCCATGAAGAGGGCGTTGAGAACCTGCGCGTGATGTGTCACGACGCGGTGGAAGTGCTCCACAAAATGATTCCTGACAATTCTTTAACCATGGTTCAGCTCTTTTTCCCTGACCCGTGGCACAAAGCGCGTCATAATAAACGCCGTATCGTTCAGGCGCCGTTTGCCGAGCTGGTGAAAAGCAAGCTGAAGCTGGGCGGCGTCTTCCATATGGCGACCGACTGGGAACCTTATGCGGAACATATGCTGGAAGTGATGTCGTCGGTGGACGGGTATAAAAACCAGTCTGAAAGCAACGACTATGTACCGCGTCCGGAATCGCGTCCGGTGACGAAATTTGAACAGCGTGGCCATCGTCTTGGTCACGGCGTATGGGACTTAATGTTCGAGAGGGTGAAATAA
- a CDS encoding DUF2884 domain-containing protein, translating into MRKTLLAVALMATGFTAHADYQCSVTPRDDVVLNPQTVQVKGENGNLVITPEGNVTFNGKQYNLTAAQREQAKDYQADLRTALPWINEGALTRVEKSRVALDKIITKEVGESSNMRTRLTKLDKQLKEQMNRIIETRTDGLTFHYKAIDQVRADGQQLVNQAMGGILQDSINEMGAKAVLKGGGNPLQGVLGSLGGLQTSIQNEWKNQEADFQQFGKDVCKRVVSLEDSRKALVGTLK; encoded by the coding sequence ATGCGCAAAACGTTGCTGGCTGTTGCTTTGATGGCAACCGGATTCACCGCCCATGCGGATTACCAATGTAGCGTCACCCCGCGTGATGACGTGGTGTTGAACCCGCAAACCGTGCAGGTCAAAGGCGAGAACGGCAATCTGGTGATTACGCCGGAAGGAAACGTCACCTTTAACGGCAAGCAGTACAACCTGACCGCCGCACAGCGTGAGCAGGCGAAAGACTATCAGGCCGATTTGCGTACCGCGCTGCCATGGATTAATGAAGGCGCGCTGACGCGCGTCGAAAAGAGCCGCGTCGCGCTGGATAAGATCATCACCAAAGAGGTGGGAGAGAGCAGCAACATGCGCACCCGCCTGACCAAGCTGGACAAGCAGCTTAAAGAGCAGATGAACCGGATTATCGAGACGCGCACCGACGGCCTGACGTTCCATTACAAGGCGATCGATCAGGTGCGAGCTGACGGACAGCAGCTGGTGAACCAGGCGATGGGCGGCATCCTGCAGGACAGCATCAACGAAATGGGCGCCAAAGCGGTGCTGAAGGGCGGCGGTAACCCGCTGCAGGGCGTGCTGGGAAGTTTAGGTGGCCTGCAGACCTCCATTCAGAACGAGTGGAAGAACCAGGAAGCTGATTTCCAGCAGTTCGGCAAAGACGTGTGTAAACGCGTGGTATCGCTTGAAGATAGCCGGAAGGCGCTGGTGGGAACGCTGAAGTAA
- the mltC gene encoding membrane-bound lytic murein transglycosylase MltC: MKKLLALALVAPLLVSCSSKKGEDYNEAWIKDTNGFDILMGQFAHNIENIWGFNEVLIAGPKDYVKYTDAYLTRSHINFDEGTITIETIAGTDPAARLRQAIIKTLLMGDDPGSIDLYSDADDITISKEPFLYGQVVDQTGQPIRWEGRATKFADYLLQTRLKSRSNGLKIIYSVTINLVPNHLDKRAHKYIGMVRQASRKYGVDESLILAIMQTESSFNPYAVSRSDALGLMQVVQHSAGKDVFRAQGKSGTPSRSYLFDPQSNIDTGTAYLAMLNNVYLGGIDNPTSRRYAVITAYNGGAGSVLRVFSNDKVQAANIINSMAPGDVYSTLTTRHPSAESRRYLYKVNTAQKNYRRR, translated from the coding sequence ATGAAAAAACTTTTAGCGCTAGCCCTTGTTGCGCCGTTGCTTGTCTCGTGCTCGTCAAAAAAAGGCGAGGATTACAACGAAGCCTGGATTAAGGACACCAACGGTTTTGACATTTTGATGGGGCAGTTTGCCCACAACATCGAGAACATATGGGGATTTAACGAAGTTCTTATTGCCGGACCGAAGGACTACGTTAAGTACACCGACGCCTATCTGACCCGTAGCCACATCAACTTTGATGAGGGTACGATCACCATTGAGACCATCGCAGGCACCGATCCTGCGGCACGACTGCGTCAGGCGATTATCAAAACCCTGCTGATGGGTGACGATCCGGGCTCAATCGATCTCTACTCCGATGCCGACGATATCACCATCTCGAAAGAGCCGTTCCTGTACGGCCAGGTCGTCGATCAGACCGGCCAGCCGATCCGCTGGGAAGGCCGCGCCACGAAGTTTGCCGACTACCTGCTGCAGACGCGCCTGAAGAGCCGCTCTAACGGCCTGAAGATTATCTACAGCGTCACCATCAACCTCGTTCCGAACCACCTCGACAAGCGTGCGCATAAGTACATTGGCATGGTGCGCCAGGCCTCGCGCAAGTACGGCGTGGACGAGTCGCTGATCCTGGCGATTATGCAGACCGAATCCTCGTTCAACCCGTACGCGGTAAGCCGTTCCGACGCCCTGGGCCTGATGCAGGTTGTGCAGCACAGCGCCGGGAAAGACGTCTTCCGCGCGCAGGGGAAATCCGGCACGCCGAGCCGCAGCTATCTGTTCGACCCGCAGAGCAACATTGATACCGGCACGGCCTATCTGGCGATGCTGAACAATGTCTATCTCGGCGGCATCGACAACCCAACGTCACGCCGCTATGCGGTGATCACCGCCTATAACGGCGGCGCGGGCAGCGTGCTGCGCGTCTTCTCGAACGACAAAGTGCAGGCCGCAAACATCATCAACAGCATGGCGCCGGGGGATGTTTACTCCACCCTGACCACCCGCCACCCGTCAGCGGAATCCCGCCGCTATCTGTATAAGGTCAATACGGCGCAGAAGAACTACCGTCGTCGCTAA
- a CDS encoding nucleoside permease produces the protein MNLKLQLKILSFLQFCLWGSWLTTLGSYMFVTLKFDGASIGAVYSSLGIAAVFMPTLLGIVADKWLSAKWLYMLCHLVGAGTLFMAAQVTTPGAMFMVILLNSLAYMPTLGLINTISYYRLKSADMDIVTDFPPIRIWGTIGFIMAMWGVSFAGFELSHMQLYIGAALSVLLAIFTLTLPTIPVSNQQKNQSWSTMLGLDAFALFKNKRMAIFFIFSMLLGAELQITNMFGNTFLHSFDNNPLFSGSFIVEHASVMMSISQISETLFILTIPFFLSRYGIKNVMLISIAAWMLRFGLFAYGDPSPFGTVLLVLSMIVYGCAFDFFNISGSVFVEKEVKPEIRASAQGMFLMMTNGFGCILGGVVSGKVVEMYTTNGITNWQPVWLIFAAYSLVLFFAFIALFKYKHVRVPNGAQPIAH, from the coding sequence ATGAACCTTAAGCTGCAGCTTAAAATATTGTCGTTTCTGCAGTTCTGCCTGTGGGGTAGCTGGCTGACTACACTCGGCTCCTATATGTTTGTGACGCTCAAGTTCGACGGTGCGTCAATCGGTGCCGTATACAGCTCGCTCGGTATTGCGGCGGTCTTCATGCCAACGCTGCTGGGCATCGTGGCGGATAAATGGCTAAGCGCGAAATGGCTGTACATGCTTTGCCATCTGGTGGGAGCGGGGACGCTGTTTATGGCAGCCCAGGTGACCACGCCGGGGGCGATGTTCATGGTGATCCTGCTTAACTCGCTGGCCTATATGCCAACGCTTGGCCTGATCAACACCATCTCCTACTACCGCCTGAAGTCTGCGGATATGGACATCGTGACCGATTTCCCGCCAATCCGTATCTGGGGCACCATCGGCTTTATCATGGCGATGTGGGGCGTGAGCTTCGCGGGCTTTGAACTGAGCCATATGCAGCTCTACATCGGTGCGGCGCTCTCCGTGCTGCTGGCAATCTTCACCCTGACGCTGCCGACCATTCCGGTGTCTAACCAGCAGAAAAACCAGAGCTGGAGCACCATGCTCGGCCTGGACGCCTTCGCGCTGTTTAAAAACAAGCGCATGGCGATCTTCTTTATCTTCTCCATGCTGCTGGGCGCAGAGCTGCAGATCACCAACATGTTCGGCAACACCTTCCTGCACAGCTTCGACAACAACCCGCTGTTCTCCGGCAGCTTTATCGTTGAGCACGCGTCGGTGATGATGTCCATCTCTCAGATCTCTGAGACGCTGTTCATCCTGACCATCCCGTTCTTCCTGAGCCGCTACGGCATCAAGAACGTCATGCTGATCAGTATCGCGGCGTGGATGCTGCGCTTCGGCCTGTTCGCCTACGGCGACCCAAGCCCGTTCGGCACCGTGCTGCTGGTGCTGTCGATGATCGTGTACGGCTGCGCCTTCGACTTCTTCAACATCTCTGGTTCCGTGTTTGTCGAGAAAGAGGTGAAGCCTGAGATCCGCGCCAGCGCGCAGGGCATGTTCCTGATGATGACCAACGGCTTCGGCTGTATTCTGGGCGGCGTGGTGAGCGGTAAGGTGGTTGAGATGTACACCACCAACGGCATCACCAACTGGCAGCCGGTGTGGCTGATCTTCGCGGCGTACTCGCTGGTGCTGTTCTTCGCGTTCATCGCGCTGTTCAAGTACAAGCACGTGCGCGTGCCGAACGGTGCGCAGCCGATCGCGCACTGA
- a CDS encoding YggL family protein, whose protein sequence is MAKNRSRRLRKKMHIEEFQEVGFSVAWRFPEGTSVEQIDQDVDAFINEVIEPNKLAFDGSGYLAWEGLICTQEVGKCTEEHQALVRKWLEDHKLEDVRVSELFDVWWD, encoded by the coding sequence ATGGCAAAGAATCGTAGCCGTCGTCTGCGTAAAAAAATGCACATCGAAGAATTCCAGGAAGTGGGCTTCTCCGTTGCGTGGCGTTTCCCGGAAGGCACCAGCGTTGAGCAGATCGACCAGGACGTGGACGCGTTCATCAACGAGGTGATCGAGCCTAACAAGCTGGCCTTCGACGGTAGCGGCTATCTGGCCTGGGAAGGTCTGATCTGCACCCAGGAAGTGGGTAAATGCACCGAAGAACATCAGGCCCTGGTTCGTAAATGGCTTGAAGACCACAAGCTCGAAGATGTCCGCGTCAGCGAACTTTTCGACGTTTGGTGGGACTAA
- the citX gene encoding citrate lyase holo-[acyl-carrier protein] synthase, which yields MTLATPVRAGVSLDELLAAKDRRAARQADMLEHYQQPVISLTLVTPGEIKDSLRYRNTMGVALQTCDQLLWENRWQVLDRQVLWLPTGPEALWCVAHPAAEIKAHCADLEQTHPLGRLWDLDVICPQHGHVGRQSLGANLRRCLICDAPAHACSRSRNHPVEQVVSRVEKMIDDWFARD from the coding sequence ATGACGTTAGCGACACCCGTGCGGGCGGGTGTCAGCCTTGATGAACTGCTGGCGGCGAAAGATCGCCGCGCAGCGCGTCAGGCTGACATGCTCGAGCACTATCAACAGCCGGTGATATCCCTCACGCTGGTTACGCCAGGGGAAATCAAGGACAGCCTGCGCTATCGCAACACCATGGGCGTGGCGCTACAGACGTGCGACCAGCTGCTGTGGGAGAACCGCTGGCAGGTGCTGGACCGCCAGGTGCTGTGGCTCCCGACCGGGCCAGAAGCCCTGTGGTGCGTGGCCCATCCGGCGGCGGAAATCAAAGCGCACTGCGCGGATCTGGAGCAGACGCACCCGCTCGGCAGGCTGTGGGATCTGGACGTGATCTGCCCTCAGCACGGCCACGTTGGGCGTCAGTCGCTGGGGGCAAATCTCCGGCGCTGCCTGATCTGCGACGCGCCCGCGCACGCCTGTTCCCGCTCGCGCAATCACCCCGTTGAGCAGGTGGTTTCCCGCGTGGAGAAGATGATTGATGACTGGTTTGCTCGCGACTAA